Proteins found in one Moritella sp. F3 genomic segment:
- the dbpA gene encoding ATP-dependent RNA helicase DbpA codes for MSQTNFSSLNLRPELVSNLDTLGYTEMTPIQAQSLPSILEGKDVIGQGKTGSGKTAAFGLGLLQRLNVERFRIQTLVLCPTRELADQVAKEIRKLARGIHNIKVLTLCGGMPFGPQIGSLEHGAHIIVGTPGRVLDHLTKGTLRLDNLTTFVLDEADRMLEMGFQDALDAIVEKAPSDRQTLLFSATFPKKIEAIASKIMKNPEMVEVASTHDDSSIKQHFYKVKNFGERLDTVRGLLLQHKPESTVIFCNTKKDVQDVADELGHFGFSIIALHGDLEQRDRDQALVRFATKSVSILVATDVASRGLDIESLDAVINFNVAHDSEVHVHRIGRTGRAGSKGFACTLFDDKEGYQVAQLEDRFGMITPEALPPASVLNESPMMPPMECIRIDGGKKQKVRAGDILGALTGKDGIDGKLVGKIQLFDNCAYVAVDTKVAKAAVQKIGKGKLKGRTFRAWIVRSFND; via the coding sequence GTGAGCCAAACTAACTTCTCTTCTCTAAATTTACGTCCAGAACTTGTTTCTAATCTGGATACTCTCGGTTATACCGAAATGACACCTATCCAAGCACAAAGCTTACCGAGTATTCTTGAAGGTAAAGATGTGATTGGTCAGGGTAAAACGGGTTCAGGTAAAACAGCTGCCTTTGGTTTAGGTTTACTGCAGCGTTTAAATGTAGAACGTTTCCGTATTCAAACATTAGTGCTTTGTCCTACACGTGAGCTTGCTGATCAAGTGGCGAAAGAAATTCGTAAACTTGCACGTGGTATTCACAACATTAAAGTATTAACACTGTGTGGTGGTATGCCATTTGGCCCACAAATCGGTTCATTAGAACACGGCGCACATATCATTGTTGGTACACCTGGTCGCGTATTAGATCATTTAACAAAAGGCACGTTACGATTAGATAATCTAACTACTTTTGTACTTGATGAAGCTGACCGTATGCTAGAAATGGGTTTCCAAGATGCACTTGATGCAATTGTTGAGAAAGCACCAAGCGATCGTCAAACACTATTATTCAGTGCAACGTTCCCGAAAAAGATAGAAGCAATTGCATCGAAGATAATGAAGAACCCAGAAATGGTTGAAGTCGCATCGACACATGACGATAGCTCTATCAAACAGCATTTCTATAAAGTAAAAAACTTTGGTGAACGTTTAGATACAGTACGTGGCTTATTACTACAGCACAAACCTGAATCAACGGTTATCTTTTGTAATACCAAGAAAGACGTGCAAGATGTTGCTGATGAATTAGGCCACTTTGGCTTTAGCATCATTGCATTGCATGGTGACTTAGAGCAACGTGATCGCGATCAAGCGTTAGTGCGTTTTGCAACGAAGAGTGTTTCTATTCTTGTTGCGACTGACGTTGCGTCTCGAGGTCTGGATATTGAGTCGTTAGATGCGGTAATTAATTTCAACGTTGCACACGACAGTGAGGTACATGTTCACCGTATTGGCCGTACTGGCCGTGCTGGTAGTAAAGGTTTTGCTTGTACTTTATTTGATGATAAAGAAGGCTACCAGGTTGCACAGCTAGAAGATCGTTTTGGTATGATCACGCCTGAAGCATTACCACCTGCAAGTGTGCTAAATGAATCACCAATGATGCCACCTATGGAGTGTATCCGTATTGATGGTGGTAAAAAGCAGAAAGTACGTGCTGGTGATATTCTTGGTGCATTAACGGGTAAAGACGGTATTGATGGTAAGCTAGTGGGTAAAATCCAACTGTTTGATAACTGTGCTTATGTTGCTGTTGATACTAAAGTGGCGAAAGCGGCTGTGCAGAAGATTGGTAAAGGTAAATTGAAAGGTCGTACATTCCGCGCTTGGATCGTACGTTCATTTAACGATTAA
- the glpC gene encoding anaerobic glycerol-3-phosphate dehydrogenase subunit GlpC: MDLASTRFEKCIKCTICTVYCPVAKANPNYPGPKESGPDGERLRIKSPEYYDEALKLCTNCKRCETACPSNVNVGDIIAVARGKFEKKKLNPKLMRDYILSHTDLFGSLSTPVAPLVNKITDSKIIKTIMDKTVAIDKHKSLPKYAFGSFRHWYKKQANTQLQFERQISYFHGCYVNYNNPQLGKDLIKVLNAMNIGVKLLKKEKCCGVPLIANGFHDKARKNAEFNVQHMTEAVEQFNTPILSTSSTCSLTLKQEYPHVLKVDNSKISNKLEFITSFILREFMNGNMPALKPVNKTIVYHTPCHLERSGLAIFTIELLRTIPGLNVIVLNSECCGSAGTYGFKKENYDVSMKIGKGLFEQIKQSDADFAITDCETCKWQIEENSDLETIHPVSLLAQCLTD; the protein is encoded by the coding sequence ATGGATTTAGCATCAACACGTTTTGAAAAATGCATTAAGTGTACAATCTGCACTGTGTACTGCCCCGTAGCCAAAGCTAACCCCAACTACCCTGGACCAAAAGAATCGGGCCCTGATGGTGAGCGCCTCAGAATAAAAAGTCCTGAGTATTATGATGAAGCCTTAAAGCTGTGCACCAACTGCAAACGCTGTGAAACAGCCTGCCCTTCTAACGTTAATGTCGGCGATATTATCGCGGTTGCGCGGGGAAAATTTGAAAAGAAAAAACTTAACCCCAAATTAATGCGTGATTATATTTTAAGTCACACAGATTTATTCGGCTCACTATCAACACCCGTTGCCCCCTTAGTAAATAAAATTACAGATTCGAAAATCATCAAAACCATCATGGATAAAACGGTAGCGATTGATAAGCACAAATCATTACCTAAATATGCTTTTGGTTCGTTTCGTCATTGGTATAAGAAACAAGCTAATACTCAACTACAGTTCGAGCGCCAGATCAGTTATTTTCATGGCTGTTATGTTAACTATAACAACCCACAACTGGGCAAAGATTTAATAAAAGTACTCAATGCCATGAATATTGGCGTAAAGTTATTGAAGAAAGAAAAATGCTGTGGCGTACCGCTGATCGCTAATGGCTTTCACGATAAAGCCCGTAAGAATGCCGAATTTAATGTTCAACACATGACTGAAGCGGTAGAACAATTTAATACCCCGATTTTATCGACATCATCAACTTGTTCACTGACTTTAAAGCAAGAATACCCGCATGTATTAAAAGTAGATAACAGTAAGATTTCGAATAAGCTTGAGTTCATTACCTCATTTATATTACGTGAATTTATGAACGGTAATATGCCAGCATTAAAGCCGGTGAATAAAACCATTGTGTACCATACGCCGTGCCATCTCGAGCGCAGTGGCTTGGCTATTTTTACCATTGAATTGTTACGTACTATCCCAGGGTTAAATGTCATTGTACTTAACAGTGAATGTTGTGGTTCTGCTGGTACTTATGGCTTTAAGAAAGAAAACTATGATGTGTCGATGAAGATAGGTAAAGGCTTGTTTGAACAGATAAAACAGAGTGATGCTGACTTTGCGATCACCGATTGTGAAACCTGTAAATGGCAAATTGAAGAGAACAGTGACTTAGAAACTATCCATCCGGTCAGTTTATTAGCCCAGTGTCTAACTGACTAA